One Candidatus Schekmanbacteria bacterium DNA segment encodes these proteins:
- a CDS encoding radical SAM protein: MMIEPVELESPGTVKLSLASAMALDLKPGLFWRGAVNSCINILLNYKTGCIARCAYCGLSKARDGEYNEKSFIKVEWPILKLETVISAISGKKGLVRRICISMITESRAVSDTKAILRKLKEGVSDIPVSILLSPTIVNKTDMKEMKALGADKVGIAVDAADELIFDKFRGSKVNGPHKWERYWQAIDEAVDVFGKGNVGIHMMVGLGETEKQFVETMFKIRGMGAKTHLFSFFAEDNSPLDKVAQPPMGKYRRLQLARYLIDEENVEDDSITFRNDEVFGFGIHLKTLENIIETGIPFMTSGCTGKNGKVACNRPYGDSLPGDNIRSFPFKPEAEDIERIKKEIFQY, translated from the coding sequence ATGATGATTGAACCTGTTGAACTTGAAAGCCCTGGGACGGTAAAATTAAGCCTTGCCTCCGCCATGGCACTTGACCTTAAGCCCGGGCTTTTCTGGAGGGGTGCCGTAAACTCATGCATAAATATCCTCCTCAATTATAAGACGGGATGTATTGCAAGGTGCGCATACTGCGGCCTTTCAAAGGCGCGTGACGGCGAGTATAACGAAAAATCTTTTATAAAAGTTGAATGGCCTATCTTGAAACTCGAAACCGTGATAAGCGCCATTTCAGGAAAGAAAGGACTCGTAAGAAGAATCTGCATTTCCATGATAACAGAGAGCCGCGCTGTCTCTGACACTAAGGCAATCCTGCGAAAACTCAAAGAGGGTGTTTCCGATATTCCGGTATCAATACTTCTTTCCCCCACCATAGTTAATAAAACTGATATGAAAGAAATGAAAGCTCTCGGTGCTGACAAAGTAGGTATTGCCGTTGATGCTGCGGACGAGCTGATATTTGATAAATTCCGCGGAAGCAAAGTAAATGGGCCCCATAAATGGGAGCGTTACTGGCAGGCGATAGATGAGGCGGTTGATGTGTTCGGCAAAGGGAATGTTGGGATTCACATGATGGTGGGGCTTGGCGAGACTGAAAAGCAGTTCGTTGAAACCATGTTCAAAATAAGAGGCATGGGAGCAAAGACCCATCTTTTCTCTTTCTTTGCAGAAGACAACTCTCCCCTTGATAAAGTGGCACAGCCGCCAATGGGAAAATATAGAAGGTTACAGCTTGCAAGATACCTTATAGATGAAGAGAATGTGGAAGATGACAGTATTACATTTCGAAATGATGAGGTTTTTGGATTTGGGATACATTTAAAAACACTGGAAAACATAATTGAAACCGGCATTCCTTTTATGACGAGCGGATGCACAGGGAAAAATGGCAAAGTTGCATGCAACAGGCCTTATGGCGACAGCCTTCCCGGCGACAATATCAGGAGTTTCCCCTTTAAGCCTGAAGCAGAAGATATTGAGAGGATAAAGAAGGAGATATTTCAATATTAG